Part of the Patescibacteria group bacterium genome is shown below.
GCGGTATTTCAATCGCGCCTCGTTCTTCAAACTTCGGTATGACCTCAACCATGGAAAACGAGGTGTGGCGCAATTTTTTTGAACTGAAGGGAGAGATGCGTACAAGCCGATGCACTCCCGATTCATTCTTGAGCGTTCCGTAAGCACCTCTGCCCCGCACCTCAACCGTGATGTTGCGATAACCGCCGTGGTCGTTCTCGTTTTTGTGGAGGAGGTGCGTTTCCCATCCTTTCCTCTGAAAAAATTTAAGGTACATTCTGTAGAGCATTGCGGAAAAGTCCTCGGCGTCATCGCCGCCCGCACCGGAAAATATGGTCATCACCGCGCCGCCCTTATCATATTTTCCTTGTCCGGACAGGGCATCCTTTAAGCCCTGCAGTTCCTTGACCATGTTCTGCGCGGCCACCTTGTCAGACCAGAAATCAGACTGCGCCATGGCCTGTTCAATCTCCTCTACCCGTTCCTTGGTGCTGTCTTTCCCGCTTTCCCGTGTGCCGCTCATGGAAAGATTATACCAAAATAGTCCGGAATTTCAAAAAGAAAGAAACGGCCTTTTGTCAGGGCCGTTTCTTTCTTTAATATTCTAAGGCAAGCAGTTGCCTTGGCTTAGGTGTTCCCCTCTCACGAGTTTACTGTGCGGGGGAATCGCTGGAGCCCACGATCAGAATTGAACTGATAACCTACGGTTTACGATACCGTTGCTCTACCATTTGAGCTACGTGGGCTTTCCTCCCGAATTACACACTATCACTGTTTTTTCTTCCTCTCAAGCAAAGATCGGGCTTCTTTCACCCTATTACTCAATGCCCGATGTTTTCTGCCATTTCCTCGATTGAGGGCGGCATATGTCGGAGTTAATGAATCGCAATTTGGGCAAAGAAGGC
Proteins encoded:
- a CDS encoding PCRF domain-containing protein; the protein is MSGTRESGKDSTKERVEEIEQAMAQSDFWSDKVAAQNMVKELQGLKDALSGQGKYDKGGAVMTIFSGAGGDDAEDFSAMLYRMYLKFFQRKGWETHLLHKNENDHGGYRNITVEVRGRGAYGTLKNESGVHRLVRISPFSSKKLRHTSFSMVEVIPKFEERGAIEIPPAELRVELSRAGGPGGQNVNKRETAVRVIHIPTNLSAHIDSERSQAQNKEKAIEILKGKLYKKREEEQKQKEAGLSISKTTEIEWGNQIRSYVLHPYKMVKDHRTGVEVRDVQKVLEDGDIDEFINAEQHG